TAGTTTAacttagtattttaaaattaaaatttagatatttgAAAACTATACGAAAAGTTCTATAAGTTACAATTTTTCTcatgattaaaaaaaattaaaatgttagTCAAAGTTAACACAATTTGACTCTCGATAAGCGAAAtatgtcatttaaattgaaaccTTAGTAATAACAAAAATACTAATAATGTTGAAACCTTAGTAATAACAAAAATACTGAGAACTAATTACAATCATTTAATTCTTACCCTACATATTTTTCCCACATGGTGGCCATAAACAGAAATAAATGTGAGATCATAAGTAACAAAGACATGGTAACAAGGAATGCTCCAAGTCTTGACCATTTCCCCTCTATTGTTCTTAAGTATCCTTCCTTACAAGCATGACAATTGTAGCATAACACTGTTTCTTCATTTTGCCACAAATTGCAGTCTTTGTCGAACGTCGGAGAATCATCAATTGGTGAATTTACTTTCCTCCAAAATGTTGCGTTTATGAATTCCATCTCACAAAGTGATGGTGGACTGCAACATCCAGACTTCAAGAAATTATGTAAAAATGGAAGAATGTTAGTTTGGTGATTAATGAAAAaagtttaattaccaaaaaaaaaaaagtatgttAGTAACTACTAGTATAACATTCACTATATTTTTAGTGTGTCGAATATTTGTCCTTCCCTGTATGGATTTGAGTATGAACGACCCACCTCAAAGAGCGAATAGTACTTTTTTACCATACTGCTTAATCTCGATCACTCCCTTATGTTTAAAGGTCTTTATAATAACATAACCAAATAAATGTCATTAAGCGAGTATATAATACAAATATAGTGAACATTACCTCAACTGAAGACAACTTGATACTTGTGAAATCATAAGATTTCAGCATATATGTCCTGGAGATTAAATCATTGCAAGTTTTTGTGGAGTATATGCAAGATTTAATATTGCTCCATGTTTCGTCATCATGCACTGTCATCTTTAGCCATGCTGGAGAACCAGGAACGCCTCGAGCCTCCATTTTATACGATCCAACGAGGCCAAGACCAACGATGAACATAATGATAAATGGCACCATAGCTAAAAGAAGTCCAAGAACTGGAAAACGAGACCTAAAATAAACTACGATGTTGCTGATGAAGAAGACAATGATCAAACCAATGGCAATACCTATTTGTAACTTTGGCAAGTTCATTAACTCTTCACAATCATATTGTCGTACGTAAAATAACCATATGATACCAAACAGAATTGGAagagataaaaagaaagaaaatataaccaATGGAAGCACAATATGATTCATTTGTAGTTTACTCTTAGCTTCTTTCATATTAGGTTCATCAAATTCTAATTTCACTTCATTTTTAACTTCAGGAACAGCCACTACTACTGCTTCTGCCAAATTATTAGGATTTTCAGCCATGATTGTTGTTGATGTAGGAAAAGTTAGAGCACTATGAAAATTATGTTCTAGGGTTTTATAATTAAACTACTATTTAAGAGATTTTGCCAACTAAAAGAAATAAGATTATTATCTTCACAGGTGCTATATATTCTCAAAGTAGTTAATGAATTAGTAAATGTTGACCATATCGTACCTCCTAATCCTGATTTAACGCTATGTGCATAAATATTTATGTGAGTCAATATGCACGTACTAACTTCAAAATTTTTACTGTACTATATTTGGGAGTTCCTAAACTAGAGGAATTAGAGGTTGAAAAACCATTTCcattttagatttttataaaaaaaaatttacattAGTCATCTTCACTCATTTCTAGTCATTAGACTTTGAAACTaaattgaaatattattatagTAATTACacaattaaattatttataaagtaATCATATTATGATATATATTGATGCTCTATATAGCTAGATATCGAAGGGGGGCTTTAGAGCAAGAGTAAAATTGTCTTTATGTGCGGTATAGGTCA
Above is a window of Nicotiana tabacum cultivar K326 chromosome 8, ASM71507v2, whole genome shotgun sequence DNA encoding:
- the LOC107772915 gene encoding tetraspanin-15, translating into MAENPNNLAEAVVVAVPEVKNEVKLEFDEPNMKEAKSKLQMNHIVLPLVIFSFFLSLPILFGIIWLFYVRQYDCEELMNLPKLQIGIAIGLIIVFFISNIVVYFRSRFPVLGLLLAMVPFIIMFIVGLGLVGSYKMEARGVPGSPAWLKMTVHDDETWSNIKSCIYSTKTCNDLISRTYMLKSYDFTSIKLSSVESGCCSPPSLCEMEFINATFWRKVNSPIDDSPTFDKDCNLWQNEETVLCYNCHACKEGYLRTIEGKWSRLGAFLVTMSLLLMISHLFLFMATMWEKYVG